A single window of Nicotiana tomentosiformis chromosome 1, ASM39032v3, whole genome shotgun sequence DNA harbors:
- the LOC104101382 gene encoding histone H2B-like, with product MAPKAEKKPAEKKPVATEEKKAEKTPAEKKPKAGKKLPKEAGAAGADKKKKRAKKSVETYKIYIFKVLKQVHPDIGISSKAMGIMNSFINDIFEKLTQESSRIAGYNKKPTITSRKIQTAVRLVLPGELAKHVVSEGTKAVTKFTSS from the coding sequence ATGGCACCAAAGGCAGAGAAAAAGCCAGCTGAGAAAAAACCAGTAGCAACAGAGGAGAAAAAGGCAGAGAAAACCCCAGCAGAGAAGAAGCCAAAAGCGGGCAAGAAGCTCCCAAAGGAAGCCGGAGCAGCAGGAGCTGACAAGAAGAAAAAGAGGGCAAAAAAAAGCGTTGAAACCTACAAGATTTACATCTTCAAAGTGCTGAAGCAAGTGCACCCAGATATTGGTATTTCTAGTAAGGCAATGGGGATCATGAACAGTTTTATTAATGATATTTTTGAGAAGCTTACTCAAGAATCTTCTAGAATAGCTGGGTATAATAAGAAGCCAACAATTACTTCAAGGAAAATTCAGACTGCCGTGAGACTCGTGTTGCCTGGGGAGTTAGCTAAGCACGTTGTGTCTGAAGGGACTAAGGCTGTTACTAAGTTTACTAGCTCTTAG